Proteins from one Cyprinus carpio isolate SPL01 chromosome B15, ASM1834038v1, whole genome shotgun sequence genomic window:
- the LOC122139788 gene encoding salivary glue protein Sgs-3-like, whose translation MEESTTAQPPPTESTTEQKTTTHPSTTESTTETYTTLMEESTTAQPPPTESTTEHKTTTRPPTTESTTETYTTPMEETTTAQPPPTESTTEHKTTTHPSTTESTTETYTTSMEETTTTQSPTSESTTEYTTQPPTTQPTTPTKQYTTATQPTTKAITSVKYSTSVSTVSTTEIIIVTGSTITSPTPKSPQVVITTTNPTTTTPSMTSVLSTTEHTTPVCECKDVMRNQSWLCGDTWREYCADKACKAGVIEVKSITCPTSTIRTDCPRDMKSLVRDEETCCENWECDCK comes from the exons ATGGAAGAATCAACCACAGCACAACCACCACCAACTGAGAgcacaacagaacagaaaaccACAACACATCCATCAACAACTGAAAGtacaacagaaacatacacaactcTGATGGAAGAATCAACCACAGCACAACCACCACCAACTGAGAGCACAACAGAACACAAAACCACGACACGTCCACCAACAACTGAAAGtacaacagaaacatacacaactcCAATGGAAGAAACAACCACAGCACAGCCACCACCAACTGAGAGCACAACAGAACACAAAACCACAACACATCCATCAACAACTGAAAGtacaacagaaacatacacaacttCGATGGAAGAAACAACCACAACACAATCACCCACCTCAGAAAGTACAACAGAATACACAACACAACCACCAACAACTCAACCAACCACaccaacaaaacaatacacaacTGCAACTCAGCCAACTACTAAAGCCATAACTTCAGTAAAATATAGCACTTCAGTGTCAACAGTGTCTACAACAG AAATTATAATAGTCACTGGCTCTACTATCACCAGTCCAACTCCAAAATCACCTCAAGTAGTGATTACAACAACTAATCCTACAACAACAACCCCTTCTATGACATCTGTACTCAGTACCACTGAACACACAACTCCAG TGTGTGAGTGCAAAGATGTGATGCGAAATCAAAGCTGGTTGTGTGGAGACACTTGGAGAGAGTATTGTGCTGATAAAGCCTGTAAAGCTGGAGTGATTGAGGTAAAATCCATTACCTGTCCAACATCCACAATCAGGACTGATTGCCCTAGAGACATGAAGTCTTTGGTCAGAGATGAAGAGACTTGCTGTGAAAACTGGGAGTGTGACTGTAAGTAA